From the Burkholderia mayonis genome, one window contains:
- a CDS encoding DUF6691 family protein produces MSVFFAFLSGLLFGTGLLLSGMANPAKVQGFLDLAGDWDPSLAFVMAGAIAVGSIAFAIAKRRERSLLGLPMLIPPRGSVTLRLVAGSAAFGVGWGLVGFCPGPAVVSLGLGGAKAFGFVAAMLVGMAAFEWSERARAKR; encoded by the coding sequence TTGAGCGTCTTTTTCGCATTCTTGTCGGGCTTGCTGTTCGGCACGGGGCTGCTGCTGTCCGGGATGGCGAATCCCGCGAAGGTGCAGGGTTTTCTCGATCTCGCGGGCGATTGGGATCCGTCGCTCGCGTTCGTGATGGCCGGTGCGATCGCGGTCGGCTCGATCGCGTTCGCGATCGCGAAGCGGCGGGAGCGTTCGCTGCTGGGACTGCCGATGCTGATTCCGCCGCGCGGGTCCGTCACGCTCAGGCTCGTCGCGGGCAGCGCGGCGTTCGGGGTCGGCTGGGGGCTCGTCGGCTTTTGTCCGGGGCCGGCCGTCGTGTCGCTCGGCTTGGGTGGAGCGAAGGCGTTCGGCTTTGTCGCGGCGATGCTGGTCGGGATGGCTGCGTTCGAGTGGAGCGAGCGCGCCAGAGCGAAGCGTTGA